Proteins encoded within one genomic window of Hahella chejuensis KCTC 2396:
- a CDS encoding esterase/lipase family protein — MADSETKPLDWRRWGGLGQAALNGVFGDYLARRGNPLAIEMDFYHQRRPLPLDETLALRSGLVLSNKIVVLLHGLTNLESIWDIKPRQAEAVMEPKPDNYGLRLQRDFGYTPLFLRYNSGLPVRENGLRFSQLMTRLFAAYPLEIDEVILIGFSMGGLVMRSAQKSADLSDAPWLPKLKRCFYIGSPHEGSPFEQMGHRFSAFVREFPRDYINQWADWIDGRSEGIRDLRQGLDPAPPVAPGRGFYPGARHCFISGSVSPNNGSLINKLVGDSLVTQASAHPRAAPADSRFAHFEGVPHIPLAHSNRVYRQIQQWCEEDALAGGSPPLRQTISLTPVAAPEAAMWRDGRLAAGVVDLLADGYLQTVGAVESMHRAIARDPQEVLARIPLVWPVARVVDESHKGVAGVVYGSLKLGGKLVQGGTRFVAGRWAGKRSDGRHREDDDPTVDN, encoded by the coding sequence ATGGCGGACAGCGAGACAAAACCTCTGGATTGGCGACGTTGGGGCGGCCTCGGGCAGGCGGCCCTGAACGGCGTCTTCGGCGATTATCTGGCCCGACGGGGCAACCCACTGGCGATTGAGATGGATTTCTATCATCAGCGACGGCCGCTGCCGTTGGATGAGACGCTGGCGCTACGCTCCGGGCTGGTGCTTTCCAACAAAATCGTCGTCTTGCTGCACGGGCTCACCAATCTGGAAAGCATCTGGGACATCAAACCCAGGCAAGCCGAGGCGGTTATGGAGCCCAAGCCGGATAATTATGGCTTGAGACTGCAACGTGATTTCGGCTACACCCCCCTGTTTCTGCGGTACAACAGCGGTCTACCGGTGCGGGAGAACGGGCTGCGTTTTTCCCAGCTGATGACGCGTTTGTTCGCCGCCTACCCGCTGGAAATCGACGAAGTCATTCTGATTGGTTTCAGTATGGGCGGATTGGTGATGCGCAGCGCGCAGAAATCAGCGGATCTGTCCGACGCTCCCTGGTTGCCGAAGCTCAAACGCTGTTTCTACATAGGCAGCCCCCATGAGGGGTCGCCTTTTGAACAAATGGGGCATCGCTTCAGCGCCTTCGTGCGCGAGTTTCCCCGGGATTACATCAATCAGTGGGCGGATTGGATCGACGGTCGCAGCGAAGGTATTCGCGATCTTCGGCAGGGACTGGACCCAGCGCCGCCTGTTGCGCCGGGGCGCGGCTTTTACCCTGGCGCCAGGCATTGCTTCATCAGTGGTTCGGTATCCCCGAATAACGGCAGCCTGATCAACAAACTGGTGGGAGACAGTCTGGTCACGCAAGCCAGCGCGCACCCCCGCGCTGCGCCAGCGGACAGCCGCTTCGCTCACTTCGAAGGCGTGCCGCACATTCCCCTGGCGCATAGCAATCGCGTGTATCGCCAGATTCAGCAATGGTGTGAAGAGGATGCGCTGGCAGGCGGATCGCCGCCATTGCGGCAAACCATTTCACTGACGCCGGTTGCCGCGCCTGAGGCAGCGATGTGGCGTGATGGGCGGCTGGCGGCGGGTGTGGTGGATTTACTGGCGGATGGCTATCTGCAAACGGTGGGCGCGGTGGAGTCCATGCACCGGGCCATCGCCCGCGACCCGCAGGAGGTGTTGGCCAGAATTCCGTTGGTGTGGCCGGTGGCGAGAGTAGTGGATGAATCCCACAAGGGCGTCGCCGGCGTCGTATACGGTTCGCTGAAATTGGGAGGGAAGCTGGTGCAGGGGGGAACTCGGTTCGTCGCCGGGCGCTGGGCCGGCAAGAGGTCGGATGGACGCCATCGGGAAGACGACGATCCGACCGTCGACAATTAA
- a CDS encoding YopT-type cysteine protease domain-containing protein, whose amino-acid sequence MIIRRIAEFDQTVAMSGLAGRSQAASEGACHNFTINWLSLMFQDNGDITRARQRMAKLGVRSGAGNPVLQKAFGDRWDEGGNAYKQADKLMIQIRGLKEVALLKDYSHFSQRWLESTLMSPQYAGYIYSFWFPMKVVGADGAHTIGFFRSISGRQGQVVPNDATIVVFDPNYGEFHVPEAEFHKWFRKFRTYYGGTVASHMVKCVAPS is encoded by the coding sequence ATGATTATCAGAAGGATAGCGGAGTTTGACCAGACGGTGGCCATGTCGGGACTGGCGGGACGATCTCAGGCCGCTTCGGAGGGCGCCTGTCATAACTTCACCATCAACTGGCTGAGCCTGATGTTTCAGGACAATGGCGACATCACCCGCGCCAGGCAGCGGATGGCGAAGTTAGGGGTGCGTTCAGGCGCTGGCAATCCGGTGCTGCAAAAAGCCTTTGGGGATCGCTGGGATGAAGGCGGCAATGCCTACAAGCAGGCGGACAAACTGATGATACAAATACGCGGCCTGAAAGAAGTCGCGCTTCTCAAAGACTACTCTCACTTCAGCCAGCGCTGGCTGGAAAGCACGTTGATGTCACCGCAATACGCCGGTTACATCTATTCTTTCTGGTTTCCGATGAAAGTGGTCGGCGCCGACGGCGCGCATACGATTGGTTTCTTCCGCTCCATATCCGGTCGTCAGGGACAGGTCGTTCCCAATGACGCCACCATCGTCGTATTTGACCCCAACTACGGCGAGTTTCACGTGCCGGAAGCGGAGTTTCATAAGTGGTTCCGCAAATTCAGAACCTACTACGGCGGGACCGTCGCCTCGCATATGGTGAAGTGCGTGGCGCCCAGTTGA